From Mycolicibacterium cosmeticum, a single genomic window includes:
- a CDS encoding glycine-rich domain-containing protein, protein MRTQRRHHPGQTAAAVAALELPDAVFKTCPWQPRDLVETGLRQWLRCCGAALRDNQVIGMPSHAVDEAWHGLILCTARYAAFCDRAYGRFLHHHPDGDTPATADSMAEQLRRTVIAWSLVAEPGEQCVLWDLDRRVGVEHPWGVDLEKVRQIDEALANLPARQRR, encoded by the coding sequence GTGCGAACGCAGCGCCGACACCACCCCGGGCAGACGGCCGCCGCCGTCGCCGCCCTGGAGCTGCCCGACGCGGTGTTCAAGACGTGCCCGTGGCAACCGCGCGACCTTGTCGAAACCGGTCTGCGCCAATGGCTTCGGTGCTGCGGCGCAGCACTGCGCGACAACCAGGTGATCGGGATGCCCTCGCACGCCGTCGACGAGGCCTGGCACGGCCTGATCCTGTGCACCGCCCGCTACGCCGCATTCTGCGACCGAGCCTACGGCCGCTTCCTGCACCACCACCCGGATGGCGACACGCCGGCCACCGCGGACTCGATGGCCGAGCAGTTGCGCCGCACCGTCATCGCGTGGTCGTTGGTCGCCGAACCCGGCGAGCAGTGCGTGCTGTGGGACCTGGACCGCCGCGTCGGCGTCGAGCACCCGTGGGGTGTCGACTTGGAAAAGGTCCGGCAGATCGACGAGGCGCTGGCGAATCTACCTGCGCGACAACGTCGTTAG
- a CDS encoding DUF6636 domain-containing protein, whose translation MTRWRLALITTAALLPLTAPAATAGADDLVTFISPSGNVGCALDADYARCDIVDRDWNPPPRPADCEFDYGQGIGLAPGDRAAFVCAGDTTLGGERVLGYGDSLTRGRLTCESSENGIACRDTSSGRGFSLSREIYQLF comes from the coding sequence GTGACGCGTTGGAGACTCGCCCTCATCACGACGGCCGCACTGTTGCCGCTGACCGCCCCGGCGGCGACGGCCGGCGCCGACGATCTGGTGACGTTCATCTCACCGAGCGGCAACGTCGGCTGCGCGCTGGATGCCGACTACGCCCGCTGCGACATCGTCGACCGCGACTGGAATCCCCCGCCCCGACCCGCCGACTGCGAATTCGACTACGGCCAGGGCATCGGGCTCGCGCCGGGCGATCGCGCGGCGTTCGTCTGCGCCGGCGACACCACCCTGGGCGGCGAACGGGTGCTCGGCTACGGCGACTCGCTGACCCGCGGGCGGCTCACGTGCGAGAGCTCCGAGAACGGGATCGCGTGCCGCGATACGAGCAGTGGCCGCGGGTTCTCGCTCTCACGGGAGATTTACCAGCTGTTTTGA
- a CDS encoding mycothiol transferase, producing the protein MTAVLNPGRPFAGGERELLEDTLNLNRAELVRAVEDLSDAEAHERRVPSFTVEHHIVGTVSLRFIYLVMIAEVARHAGHADILAEQIRAHRR; encoded by the coding sequence GTGACCGCTGTCCTGAACCCGGGGCGACCGTTCGCCGGCGGCGAGCGTGAACTGCTGGAGGACACGCTGAACCTCAACCGCGCCGAGCTGGTGCGCGCGGTCGAGGACCTCTCCGATGCCGAAGCGCATGAGAGGCGGGTGCCCTCGTTCACGGTCGAGCATCACATCGTCGGCACGGTCAGCCTGCGGTTCATCTATCTGGTCATGATCGCCGAAGTGGCCCGCCATGCTGGGCATGCCGACATCCTGGCCGAACAGATCAGAGCCCACCGGCGTTGA
- a CDS encoding TetR family transcriptional regulator, with the protein MTDRRRVFPSSPAVTPDLATAKVQRRDRIVTAATELAHFGYDSCQMRAVAAIAGVAASTVYLYFPSKDDLLLACLRRWLRAFGDEIHTSEGGSANGYARLLLVFELLTARLSGTPGLADAMIRPYLYAQGPAAEHAQRVRDQIVEIFSAAMADSYPAALRSNIADMVTDVWATNLSSVAQQRTPLTELTTRLAHVLAAVERREDARIRRDATEPHTRPGRPGAASRSLAV; encoded by the coding sequence ATGACCGACCGCCGCCGTGTGTTCCCGTCGTCGCCCGCTGTCACCCCTGACCTGGCCACAGCGAAAGTGCAGCGGCGCGATCGGATTGTCACGGCCGCAACAGAATTGGCACACTTTGGCTACGACAGCTGCCAGATGAGAGCGGTCGCGGCAATTGCCGGCGTCGCGGCCAGCACGGTCTACCTCTACTTCCCCTCCAAGGACGACTTGCTGCTGGCCTGCCTGCGCCGCTGGCTGCGGGCATTCGGTGATGAAATCCACACCTCAGAGGGCGGATCGGCCAACGGCTACGCGCGACTTCTTCTGGTGTTCGAGCTGCTCACCGCCAGGTTGTCGGGCACGCCCGGGCTGGCCGATGCGATGATCCGGCCGTATCTCTACGCACAGGGACCCGCTGCCGAGCACGCACAGCGGGTACGCGACCAGATCGTCGAAATCTTCAGCGCCGCAATGGCAGACAGCTATCCCGCTGCGCTGCGCAGCAACATTGCGGACATGGTGACCGACGTGTGGGCGACCAACCTGTCCTCGGTCGCACAGCAGCGAACACCGCTCACCGAACTCACGACACGACTCGCCCACGTCCTCGCGGCGGTCGAACGCCGGGAGGACGCCCGCATTCGGCGCGATGCAACGGAACCACATACCCGTCCCGGACGACCCGGGGCGGCGTCGCGCTCGCTGGCGGTATGA
- a CDS encoding PaaI family thioesterase, which yields MSIADDFAAGEAEYAALTDSVRRLVDVTIRSRADRATIAAARSRVDAIVEELSGSLIPGSFGLPRSGDGRILTWGNAVIGLRNALAPPVVVHHRSDGSVWADVILGAAYEGPAGHVHGGVCALLLDHVLGAAAHRPGRPAVTGTLTVRYAAGTPLGRLHAEARIDRVEGRKTFVVGHLETAEGVSVCAEGVFFHPAVGQHSRPKEST from the coding sequence GTGTCAATTGCCGACGACTTCGCGGCCGGCGAAGCGGAGTACGCCGCACTGACAGACTCCGTCCGCCGCCTCGTCGATGTCACCATTCGCAGCCGAGCCGACCGTGCCACCATCGCGGCCGCCCGATCGAGGGTGGACGCGATAGTGGAGGAACTCAGCGGATCGCTGATACCCGGATCATTCGGGCTGCCCCGATCCGGTGACGGCCGCATTTTGACGTGGGGTAACGCCGTCATCGGACTGCGCAATGCCCTGGCGCCCCCCGTGGTCGTTCACCACCGGTCCGATGGAAGCGTTTGGGCCGATGTGATACTCGGCGCGGCCTACGAGGGACCTGCTGGACACGTGCACGGCGGCGTGTGCGCATTGCTGCTCGATCATGTACTCGGTGCCGCCGCGCACCGACCCGGGCGCCCGGCAGTGACGGGAACACTCACGGTGCGCTACGCGGCCGGCACGCCGCTCGGCCGACTACACGCCGAGGCGCGCATCGACCGGGTCGAGGGCCGCAAGACGTTCGTCGTCGGCCACTTGGAGACCGCCGAGGGTGTTTCGGTGTGCGCAGAGGGCGTGTTCTTCCATCCAGCTGTTGGGCAGCACTCCCGTCCGAAAGAGTCGACATGA
- a CDS encoding flavin reductase family protein, with protein sequence MRPSETAAPLPPEPHDMRKVLGHFCTGIAVITGHDGQRPLGFTCQSVTSVSLEPPYVSFCPALASTSWPLIRATGRMCINILADDQEAVCAQFARAGIDKFAAVGWSPATNGAPRLHGALATIEADLEFEHGAGDHTIVIAHVTNLRAETGRPLLFYRGGYGGFAALEAESSATG encoded by the coding sequence ATGAGACCGAGCGAGACCGCAGCGCCACTACCGCCGGAGCCGCATGACATGCGCAAGGTTTTGGGCCACTTCTGCACCGGTATCGCCGTGATCACCGGCCATGACGGACAACGGCCTCTGGGCTTCACCTGTCAATCGGTCACCTCGGTATCGCTGGAGCCGCCATACGTGTCCTTCTGTCCAGCGCTGGCGTCGACGAGTTGGCCCTTGATCCGCGCCACCGGGCGGATGTGTATCAACATCCTGGCCGACGACCAGGAAGCCGTGTGCGCTCAGTTCGCTCGCGCCGGCATCGACAAGTTCGCCGCCGTCGGTTGGAGTCCTGCCACCAACGGTGCACCACGCCTCCACGGCGCGCTGGCCACCATCGAAGCCGACCTCGAATTCGAGCACGGAGCGGGTGACCACACGATCGTCATCGCCCACGTCACCAACCTGCGGGCCGAGACGGGACGGCCGCTGCTGTTCTACCGCGGGGGTTACGGCGGGTTCGCCGCCTTGGAAGCCGAATCGTCCGCGACGGGCTAG
- a CDS encoding PadR family transcriptional regulator has translation MEEPDRPTAPQLTPTGWALLGMLSYEHELSGYDIRKWTEWSMRFFYGSPAYSQIYSELKKLENLGLLTSRVENNGTRSRRLYKITETGLAAATQWARETPAEPPSLRHPAILRVTLGHLSDPRALKEMLQEHISYVDQMQRDAAKEAKWAAADPSWAYAKIALDWASRYYTAERELALELIKDLDEAEANFPKVGQGAKIPWPDPEYWYEIEKKADADDAG, from the coding sequence GTGGAAGAACCGGATCGGCCGACTGCGCCTCAGTTGACGCCCACCGGCTGGGCGCTCCTCGGGATGCTGTCCTATGAGCACGAGCTGTCCGGTTATGACATCCGCAAGTGGACCGAATGGAGCATGCGGTTCTTCTACGGCAGTCCGGCCTACAGCCAGATCTATTCGGAGCTCAAGAAGCTGGAGAACCTCGGGTTACTGACCTCGCGGGTGGAGAACAACGGTACGCGGTCGCGGCGGCTCTACAAGATCACCGAGACCGGCCTGGCGGCGGCAACCCAGTGGGCCCGCGAGACTCCGGCCGAACCACCATCCTTGAGACATCCGGCGATCTTGCGAGTCACGCTGGGGCACCTCAGCGATCCCCGGGCACTCAAAGAGATGTTGCAGGAGCACATCTCCTACGTCGACCAGATGCAGCGCGATGCGGCCAAGGAGGCCAAGTGGGCAGCTGCCGACCCGTCGTGGGCGTACGCGAAGATCGCGTTGGATTGGGCGAGCCGCTATTACACGGCCGAACGGGAGCTGGCCTTGGAGTTGATCAAGGATCTCGACGAAGCCGAGGCGAACTTCCCCAAAGTCGGTCAGGGCGCGAAGATTCCGTGGCCGGATCCCGAGTACTGGTATGAGATCGAGAAGAAGGCCGACGCCGACGACGCCGGCTGA
- a CDS encoding 3-ketosteroid-delta-1-dehydrogenase: MTVSHHQTIPAGLTVADTQVDLLVVGSGTGLAAALAAHEQGLSVLVIEKASVVGGSTARSGGAIWLPASRVIEECGGSDSAQRAQTYLESVVGDTAAPARSEAYLQHLPATIDMLRRTTPMKLFWAKEYSDYHPEAPGGSAAGRTCECRPLNTAILGKYLSALRPGVMEVSFPMPTTGADYRWLNLMSRVPRKGIPTFVKRLAQGVGGLLLGRRYAAGGQALAAGLFAGAIRAGIPIWLNTALTELISEQDRVSGAIVEHDGVRYTITARRGVVLAAGGFDHRMDMRWKFQSESLGSNLSLGAESNTGDAIRLGQDVGAAIGLMDQSWWFPAVAPLPGAAPAVMLAERSLPGSFIVDQHGRRFANESADYMSFGQRILQRENAGTAVESMWIVFDQQYRNSYVFAAELFPRMPIPQKWYDAGIAVRADDLSALGARMGVPVDEFSATVARFNEHAFAGEDPDFERGRSAYDRYYGDPTVTPNPNLRPITKGPFYAVKMVLSDLGTCGGLMADDHARVLREDGTVIDGLYAIGNTAANAFGHTYPGAGATIAQGLVYGYIAALDAATR; this comes from the coding sequence GTGACCGTCTCTCACCACCAGACCATCCCGGCGGGGCTGACCGTGGCCGACACCCAGGTCGACCTGCTCGTCGTCGGCTCCGGCACCGGACTCGCCGCAGCATTGGCCGCTCATGAGCAAGGGCTGTCCGTGCTCGTGATCGAAAAGGCGTCGGTCGTCGGAGGGTCCACGGCACGGTCCGGCGGCGCGATCTGGCTGCCGGCCAGTCGCGTCATCGAGGAGTGCGGCGGATCCGATTCCGCTCAGCGCGCTCAGACGTATCTTGAGTCGGTCGTCGGTGACACCGCAGCACCGGCACGCTCAGAGGCTTATCTGCAGCACCTGCCGGCCACGATCGACATGCTGCGCCGCACCACACCGATGAAACTGTTCTGGGCCAAGGAGTACTCCGACTACCATCCCGAAGCTCCGGGTGGTTCCGCCGCCGGCCGCACCTGCGAATGCCGGCCACTGAATACCGCGATCCTCGGGAAATACCTGTCGGCGTTGCGCCCCGGTGTGATGGAAGTCAGCTTCCCTATGCCCACGACGGGCGCGGACTACCGCTGGCTCAACCTGATGAGCCGTGTCCCGCGCAAGGGCATCCCAACCTTCGTCAAACGACTAGCGCAAGGAGTCGGTGGGCTGCTGCTGGGTCGGCGATACGCCGCCGGCGGTCAGGCGCTGGCGGCCGGTCTGTTCGCCGGGGCGATCCGCGCCGGAATCCCGATCTGGCTCAATACGGCCTTGACCGAACTGATTTCCGAACAGGACCGCGTCAGCGGGGCCATCGTCGAACACGACGGAGTGCGGTACACGATCACCGCCCGGCGCGGGGTGGTGCTGGCCGCCGGCGGCTTCGACCACCGCATGGACATGCGGTGGAAATTCCAATCCGAGTCACTGGGCAGCAATCTGAGTCTGGGTGCCGAATCCAACACCGGCGATGCGATCCGCCTCGGTCAGGACGTGGGAGCGGCCATCGGGTTGATGGACCAATCGTGGTGGTTCCCGGCGGTCGCGCCGCTACCGGGCGCCGCGCCGGCGGTCATGTTGGCAGAGCGTTCGCTGCCCGGATCGTTCATCGTCGACCAACACGGCCGACGGTTCGCCAACGAGTCGGCCGATTACATGAGCTTCGGGCAACGCATCTTGCAGCGGGAGAACGCCGGTACAGCGGTGGAATCGATGTGGATCGTCTTCGACCAGCAGTACCGCAACAGCTATGTCTTCGCCGCCGAACTGTTCCCCCGGATGCCCATTCCGCAGAAATGGTACGACGCCGGAATCGCGGTGCGCGCGGACGATCTCAGTGCGCTGGGCGCACGAATGGGTGTCCCGGTCGACGAATTCAGCGCCACCGTCGCCAGGTTCAACGAACACGCGTTCGCCGGTGAGGATCCTGACTTCGAGCGCGGTCGCAGCGCCTACGACCGGTACTACGGCGACCCGACCGTCACCCCGAACCCGAACCTACGGCCGATCACCAAAGGGCCGTTCTACGCCGTCAAGATGGTGCTCAGCGATCTCGGTACCTGCGGCGGTCTGATGGCTGACGATCACGCCCGGGTGCTCCGCGAAGACGGCACCGTCATCGACGGCCTGTACGCGATCGGCAACACCGCTGCCAATGCGTTCGGGCACACCTACCCCGGAGCCGGAGCGACGATCGCCCAGGGCCTGGTGTACGGCTACATCGCCGCACTCGACGCGGCCACCCGGTAG
- a CDS encoding Rieske 2Fe-2S domain-containing protein → MTTHSDAGDIRLIEAGSVPTRFARGWHCLGLIRDFGDGQPHQVNAFGQKLVVFRGQDGAINVLDGYCRHMGGDLSQGTVKGNEIACPFHDWRWGGDGRCKLVPYSKRTPRLARTAAWPTLEQDGMLFVWNDPERNPPPPDVTIPRIEGATSDSWTDWHWYTTVVHTNCREIIDNVVDMAHFFYIHGSLPTHFKNIFEGTVATQYMKSAGRPDVGDPEGSVILGTTSLAAYHGPSFMIDDLTYHYQDFDQRTVLINCHYPIDANSFVLQYGIVVEKNASMPDEMATQTAVALGDFVKMGFEQDVEIWRNKTRIDNPLLVEEDGPVYQLRRWYEQFYVDIADVTPDMVDRFEFELDTTRPTEAWMREVEANLAARSVASGPVG, encoded by the coding sequence ATGACCACGCATTCCGATGCCGGCGATATCCGACTGATCGAGGCCGGATCAGTCCCCACCAGGTTCGCCAGAGGATGGCACTGCCTCGGATTGATCCGCGACTTCGGTGACGGACAACCACACCAGGTCAACGCATTCGGGCAGAAGCTGGTGGTCTTCCGGGGGCAGGACGGCGCCATCAACGTCCTCGACGGGTACTGCCGGCACATGGGCGGCGACTTGTCACAAGGGACCGTGAAAGGCAACGAGATCGCATGCCCGTTCCACGATTGGCGGTGGGGCGGGGACGGCCGGTGCAAGTTGGTGCCCTACAGCAAGCGCACCCCGCGCCTGGCACGTACCGCTGCGTGGCCGACCTTGGAGCAGGACGGCATGCTCTTCGTCTGGAACGACCCCGAACGCAACCCCCCGCCTCCCGATGTCACCATCCCGCGGATCGAGGGTGCGACCAGCGATTCGTGGACCGACTGGCATTGGTACACGACGGTGGTGCACACCAACTGCCGCGAGATCATCGACAACGTGGTCGACATGGCCCACTTCTTCTACATTCACGGCTCGCTGCCAACGCATTTCAAGAACATCTTCGAGGGCACCGTCGCCACGCAGTACATGAAGAGTGCGGGTCGTCCGGACGTGGGCGACCCCGAGGGATCAGTCATCCTCGGCACCACCTCGTTGGCCGCTTACCACGGCCCGTCCTTCATGATCGACGATCTCACCTACCACTACCAGGATTTCGACCAGCGCACCGTGCTGATCAACTGCCACTATCCGATCGACGCGAATTCCTTTGTGCTGCAGTACGGCATCGTGGTGGAGAAGAATGCATCGATGCCCGACGAGATGGCCACCCAGACCGCCGTCGCGCTGGGTGATTTCGTCAAGATGGGGTTCGAACAGGATGTTGAGATCTGGCGTAACAAGACCCGCATCGACAATCCGCTGCTGGTGGAGGAGGACGGCCCGGTGTACCAGCTGCGCCGCTGGTACGAGCAGTTCTACGTCGATATCGCCGACGTGACGCCCGACATGGTCGACCGCTTCGAATTCGAATTGGACACCACACGGCCGACCGAGGCCTGGATGAGGGAAGTGGAAGCCAACCTGGCGGCGCGCAGCGTTGCTTCCGGGCCGGTGGGATGA
- a CDS encoding ferredoxin produces MTVRIDNRLDDIPMVPVSCRRCGAEVQVRKSSWSQTSVQWTARALARCQERCRAEQLTGHPGNHLFLACSALNASIVDAVRTGTLPVVDHGL; encoded by the coding sequence ATGACCGTCCGCATCGACAACCGACTCGATGACATCCCGATGGTGCCGGTGAGCTGCCGGCGCTGCGGGGCCGAGGTGCAGGTACGCAAGAGCAGCTGGAGCCAGACCAGCGTCCAATGGACGGCTCGGGCCTTGGCCCGGTGCCAAGAGCGTTGCCGGGCAGAGCAATTGACCGGCCATCCCGGTAACCATCTGTTCCTCGCATGTTCGGCGCTGAATGCGTCGATCGTCGATGCCGTGCGCACGGGCACGCTGCCAGTGGTCGACCATGGCCTCTGA
- a CDS encoding TetR/AcrR family transcriptional regulator, which produces MNAPAKPAKLMVRRAEELRLEIAIAARDIFLADGSTSATVDRICAAVGIAPRTFHRHFPVKEDVVLPLFNAFGSLSEQLLADAEEDADAVDILVEAFSTEVPRRGRVEMDRTFMALVINDPQYRLRWLDWGQALVGPITDFLAKRYDLGADPFIRELPAQFVIQACRHAYLHWVEHGDFTNLRSALRAAMSMIVAPLTPLPLPTG; this is translated from the coding sequence ATGAATGCGCCAGCGAAGCCGGCGAAGCTGATGGTCCGTCGAGCGGAAGAACTTCGGCTGGAGATCGCCATCGCGGCGCGGGACATCTTCCTGGCGGACGGGTCCACGTCGGCAACCGTGGATCGGATCTGCGCAGCCGTGGGTATCGCACCGCGCACCTTCCACCGCCACTTCCCGGTGAAAGAAGATGTCGTACTACCGTTGTTCAATGCGTTCGGCTCGCTCAGCGAGCAGCTCCTCGCCGATGCCGAGGAAGATGCCGATGCCGTCGACATCCTCGTCGAGGCATTCAGTACCGAAGTGCCACGGCGCGGGCGGGTCGAGATGGATCGCACGTTCATGGCCTTGGTCATCAACGATCCGCAGTACCGGCTGAGATGGCTGGATTGGGGTCAAGCCCTGGTCGGCCCCATCACCGATTTCCTGGCGAAGCGGTACGACCTCGGCGCCGACCCCTTCATCCGGGAGCTACCGGCGCAGTTCGTCATCCAAGCCTGCCGGCACGCCTATCTCCACTGGGTTGAACACGGCGACTTCACGAATCTGCGCTCGGCACTGCGCGCCGCAATGAGCATGATCGTGGCGCCGCTCACGCCTTTGCCACTGCCGACCGGGTAA
- a CDS encoding SDR family NAD(P)-dependent oxidoreductase, which translates to MDRFTDRRVIVTGAGSGIGAATTARLLDEGATVVAYDISPEGLASTAAAAEGAGTDKRLSTAVLDISVEDDVIAAVNAAVADLGGLDVLVNVAAMQTCSHTHETTLADWNRTLAVNLTGTFLMTRQALPALLASGHGVVVNFTSTAATFAHPYMAAYAASKGGILSFTHSLALEYSKQGLRAVNIQPGGISTALANSTLDKMPEGYDLGLWAKQTPLLHGDENAILGDASAVASVIAMVASDDGAFITGTEIRVDGGAHA; encoded by the coding sequence ATGGATCGATTCACCGACCGTCGCGTCATCGTCACCGGTGCGGGCTCCGGTATCGGCGCGGCCACCACGGCACGGCTGCTCGATGAAGGGGCCACCGTGGTCGCCTACGACATCTCCCCGGAGGGCCTGGCCTCCACCGCGGCGGCTGCCGAGGGGGCCGGCACCGACAAGCGCTTGAGCACCGCCGTGCTGGACATCTCGGTCGAAGACGACGTGATCGCCGCGGTGAACGCCGCGGTCGCCGACCTCGGCGGATTGGATGTCTTGGTCAACGTCGCGGCGATGCAGACCTGTTCGCATACCCATGAAACGACGCTGGCCGACTGGAATCGGACACTGGCGGTCAACCTGACAGGAACCTTCCTGATGACTCGTCAGGCGCTGCCCGCTCTGCTGGCCAGTGGGCACGGGGTGGTGGTCAACTTCACCTCCACCGCCGCCACCTTCGCCCACCCCTATATGGCCGCCTACGCCGCCAGCAAGGGCGGAATCCTGAGCTTCACGCATTCACTGGCACTGGAGTATTCCAAGCAGGGATTGCGTGCGGTCAACATCCAACCGGGTGGTATATCAACCGCTTTGGCCAACAGCACGTTGGACAAGATGCCTGAGGGATACGACCTGGGTTTGTGGGCCAAGCAGACGCCGCTGCTGCACGGTGACGAGAATGCGATCCTCGGCGACGCCAGTGCCGTGGCATCGGTGATCGCCATGGTCGCTTCCGATGACGGTGCGTTCATCACGGGCACCGAGATCCGCGTCGACGGCGGCGCCCACGCCTGA
- a CDS encoding alpha/beta hydrolase, with protein MRSPQLDPDAAARVAAMGALAPMRTRGLAAVRAGIESAPHPDMPTMAAIEDVTAPGPAGPIPIRLYRPKTASRQPVLVYFHGGGLVMGSNHSFEPLARELARASGAVVAAVEYRLAPEAPPPAQFDDAYAATEWVSAQADDLDVDAGRLAVVGDSAGGSLAAAVALAARDHGGPPLAAQVLLYPGLDRDMGAPSITAMPDAPLLSLDDIAYMHEIVDRVAGTPHSPYQVPAYTTEVSGLPSAIIVTGECDPIRDWGERYATRLRDAGVQTTVTRYPGVYHGFLMRSDATARGRLAMAETGALLAAKLAHTQLSNACPDHRTPATLTTAELSTIEDLTTEGEHDADR; from the coding sequence ATGCGTTCGCCACAACTGGATCCGGACGCCGCCGCACGCGTCGCCGCCATGGGAGCGCTGGCGCCAATGCGCACCCGGGGACTCGCCGCCGTACGGGCCGGTATCGAATCCGCCCCCCACCCCGACATGCCGACCATGGCGGCCATCGAGGATGTGACCGCACCGGGACCCGCCGGCCCGATTCCGATCCGGCTGTACCGGCCCAAGACAGCTTCCCGCCAACCGGTTCTGGTCTATTTCCACGGCGGCGGCCTGGTCATGGGATCCAACCACTCCTTCGAGCCGCTGGCCCGAGAACTGGCGCGGGCCAGCGGGGCCGTGGTCGCCGCCGTGGAGTACCGGTTAGCACCCGAGGCTCCGCCGCCCGCCCAATTCGACGATGCCTACGCCGCCACCGAATGGGTCTCGGCGCAGGCAGACGACCTCGACGTCGACGCCGGTCGGCTGGCGGTGGTGGGCGACAGCGCAGGGGGTTCCCTGGCCGCGGCGGTTGCCTTGGCTGCCCGTGACCACGGCGGGCCGCCGCTGGCCGCGCAGGTGCTGCTCTACCCGGGATTGGACCGCGACATGGGCGCACCGTCCATCACGGCGATGCCCGATGCTCCCCTACTGAGCCTCGACGATATCGCCTATATGCACGAAATCGTCGATCGTGTTGCGGGGACTCCGCATTCGCCATACCAGGTACCCGCCTACACCACCGAGGTGAGTGGTCTGCCCTCGGCCATCATCGTCACCGGTGAATGCGACCCCATCCGGGATTGGGGCGAACGTTATGCCACCCGCTTGCGCGACGCCGGCGTGCAGACCACCGTCACTCGCTATCCCGGTGTGTATCACGGATTTTTGATGCGCTCGGATGCCACCGCACGAGGTCGTCTCGCGATGGCCGAAACCGGTGCGCTCCTGGCCGCAAAGCTCGCCCATACCCAGCTGTCGAACGCGTGTCCCGATCACCGGACGCCCGCCACGCTGACAACCGCCGAGCTGTCCACAATCGAGGACCTCACCACCGAAGGAGAACACGATGCTGACCGATGA
- a CDS encoding SDR family NAD(P)-dependent oxidoreductase, whose protein sequence is MNARETFSGGVAVITGAGAGIGAGLARHAARLGMTVVLVDVDAAAIAALREELCAAGGSAHDIVCDVRDAVAVQTMADRVYQDVGAVRLLVNNAGVEQFGYLWDTPVDNWQRVMDINVSGVFHGIRAFLPHMMATESPAWVWNLSSIGGVAVVPLQAPYIVSKHAVLALTECLHLEVQAAGHDHHLHIQAVLPGAVVSNIFESAGGVQSGDTGAAEAQRSAMLDIKAEAMDPLSAAEVVFEQAAEGKFYLLTQPDYVGSAMSERARVLTSQEAPRLRTERRFDPAQN, encoded by the coding sequence GTGAACGCACGCGAAACCTTCAGCGGCGGTGTAGCGGTCATCACCGGGGCAGGCGCCGGGATCGGTGCCGGCTTGGCGCGCCACGCCGCGCGGCTGGGGATGACGGTGGTGCTCGTCGACGTTGACGCCGCTGCGATTGCCGCCCTGCGAGAAGAGCTGTGCGCTGCAGGCGGTTCCGCACACGACATCGTCTGCGATGTTCGGGACGCTGTCGCCGTGCAGACCATGGCGGACCGGGTGTACCAGGATGTCGGAGCGGTACGCCTGCTGGTGAACAACGCCGGCGTCGAACAGTTCGGCTACCTCTGGGATACACCGGTCGACAACTGGCAACGCGTCATGGATATCAATGTCAGCGGGGTCTTCCACGGCATCCGCGCCTTCCTGCCGCACATGATGGCCACCGAATCGCCGGCATGGGTGTGGAACCTGTCCTCGATCGGCGGCGTCGCCGTCGTTCCGCTGCAGGCACCCTACATCGTGAGCAAGCACGCGGTGCTGGCCCTGACCGAATGCCTGCACCTGGAAGTGCAGGCCGCCGGCCACGATCATCACCTGCACATCCAGGCGGTATTGCCGGGCGCTGTGGTGTCCAACATCTTCGAGTCCGCCGGCGGCGTGCAGTCCGGTGACACCGGAGCTGCCGAGGCGCAGCGCAGCGCGATGCTCGACATCAAGGCCGAGGCCATGGACCCGCTGTCGGCGGCAGAAGTGGTGTTCGAGCAGGCCGCTGAAGGCAAGTTCTACCTGCTCACCCAGCCCGATTACGTCGGGTCCGCCATGTCGGAGCGGGCACGTGTGCTGACCAGTCAGGAAGCGCCACGACTGCGCACCGAACGGCGCTTCGACCCGGCCCAGAACTGA